A DNA window from Melanotaenia boesemani isolate fMelBoe1 chromosome 6, fMelBoe1.pri, whole genome shotgun sequence contains the following coding sequences:
- the rims2a gene encoding regulating synaptic membrane exocytosis protein 4 isoform X24, which produces MGRQGHDTSTAAPGMRIQCSQSKMSLSASFEALAVYFPCMNSFDEEDGEAGGKKLRSTIQRSTETGLAVEMRSRMTRQASRESTDGSMNSYSSEGNLIFPGVRLSSDAQFSDFLDGLGPAQLVGRQTLATPPMGDIQIGMVEKKGALEVEIIRARGLVGKPGSKALPAPYVKVYLLENGACIAKKKTKVARKTLDPLYQQQLPFEESPGGKVLQVIVWGDYGRMDHKSFMGAVQILLDELDLSNMVIGWYKLFPPSSLVDPTLAPLTRRASQSSLDSFSRS; this is translated from the exons ATGGGCAGGCAGGGGCATGATACCTCGACGGCGGCTCCTGGGATGCGGATCCAGTGCTCCCAGAGCAAGATGAGCCTGTCTGCATCCTTTGAAGCGCTGGCTGTCTATTTTCCCTGCATGAACTCctttgatgaagaggatggag AAGCAGGAGGTAAGAAGTTGCGCAGCACTATCCAGAGGAGTACAGAGACAGGCCTGGCGGTGGAGATGAGGAGTAGGATGACTCGACAGGCCAGTCGGGAGTCCACAGACGGCAGCATGAACAGCTACAGCTCCGAGGGAAA TCTCATCTTCCCCGGTGTGAGGCTCTCCTCAGATGCTCAGTTCAGTGACTTCTTGGATGGCCTCGGCCCCGCCCAACTAGTTGGACGCCAGACTTTAGCAACTCCACCTATGG gGGACATCCAGATTGGCATGGTGGAGAAGAAGGGAGCCCTGGAGGTGGAGATCATCAGAGCCCGTGGCCTTGTGGGAAAACCAGGTTCCAAGGCACTGCCAG CACCATATGTAAAGGTCTACCTTTTGGAAAACGGAGCCTGCATagccaaaaagaaaactaaagtaGCAAGAAAAACCTTGGATCCTCTTTACCAGCAGCAACTGCCGTTTGAGGAGAGTCCGGGAGGAAAGGTTTTACAG GTCATTGTGTGGGGTGACTACGGACGTATGGACCATAAATCTTTCATGGGAGCAGTTCAGATACTGTTAGACGAGCTGGACCTGTCCAACATGGTGATTGGCTGGTACAAGCTCTTTCCTCCGTCTTCACTGGTGGACCCAACTCTGGCCCCACTGACAAGAAGAGCTTCCCAATCCTCACTGGACAGTTTCTCTCGATCATAG
- the LOC121642193 gene encoding dendritic cell-specific transmembrane protein, whose translation MLLLWTRIKQSLEDVISLAVDVFTAGRRDGLQTTVILLSVCSFLSLLLSSLLFLYLLFTLDYELAVAGGIAGCFGTLLAIASFLSKRVRCMGTLFVISIFMKKSRNLLLTAGTSLVILKNIRNTLENLTRLVRSMICNLKAKKESITAPFSNYIMMLKWIGNMLKGVTDLGVVNLDPELKVSLRLESEKFRLKLSEAEQKLNETVRYVQALTETVSSVSNRMFPAISFLVLIMFIVLHIRKYCKDMKYENRFISRKFVLFDEKQKAEGKPHVLPLTPKEEKLYTSISSPRPTSRERKAVLKFGTPVVSHFVAWVLFITVDALLYYFVDIITTRLSELEPFHVPLIISFKEIATLIGISFSEEKDERDFSYSVTLFEKKCLPEPKLLLYTSVLPLSAILLTLLIMALLAAKVSRLRLMVCERFFISAAEVRVEYLHGKILRKRLKTRRGENDYSIMSFIFKLHFWCPLLFQPKEEPHSIV comes from the exons ATGCTACTGTTATGGACtagaataaagcagagtttggAGGACGTCATTTCCTTAGCTGTAGATGTTTTCACCGCTGGCAGAAGAGACGGCTTGCAGACAACTGTCATCCTCCTTTCTGTCTGCAGCTTCCTCAGCCTTCTGCTCAGCTCCCTACTCTTCCTGTACCTCCTCTTCACCCTGGACTATGAGCTAGCAGTGGCTGGAGGGATCGCAGGCTGCTTTGGGACTCTGCTGGCCATTGCCTCTTTCCTATCAAAGAGAGTGAGGTGTATGGGAACTTTATTTGTGATATCTATTTTTATGAAGAAGAGTCGTAACTTGTTACTGACTGCTGGCACTAGTTTAGTTATTCTTAAAAATATCCGCAACACTCTGGAGAACCTCACACGCCTGGTCAGGAGTATGATCTGCAACctgaaagcaaagaaagaatCCATCACTGCTCCGTTCAGTAACTACATAATGATGCTGAAGTGGATAGGAAACATGCTCAAAGGGGTCACAGATCTGGGAGTGGTGAACCTTGACCCTGAGCTCAAGGTTTCTCTCAGACTGGAATCGGAAAAATTCCGGCTGAAGCTGAGCGAAGCAGAGCAGAAGCTGAATGAGACGGTGAGATATGTTCAGGCTCTCACGGAGACGGTCTCCTCTGTGTCTAACAGGATGTTTCCTGCCATCAGCTTCCTGGTGCTCATCATGTTTATCGTCTTGCACATAAGAAAATACTGCAAAGACATGAAATATGAAAACAGGTTTATCAGCAGGAAGTTTGTTCTTTTTGATGAGAAGCAGAAAGCGGAAGGAAAGCCCCATGTCCTCCCTCTAACACCAAAAGAAGAGAAGCTGTACACCTCCATTTCCTCCCCACGTCCCACCTCCAGAGAGAGGAAAGCTGTGCTGAAATTCGGAACTCCAGTGGTGTCCCACTTTGTAGCATGGGTTTTATTCATAACTGTGGATGCTCTATTGTACTATTTTGTTGACATTATTACAACGAGATTATCAGAGCTAGAACCGTTCCATGTCCCCTTGATAATAAGCTTTAAA GAGATCGCCACCTTAATTGGAATATCATTCAGTGAggaaaaagatgaaagagaCTTTTCTTACTCTGTAACCTTGTTTGAGAAGAAGTGCCTCCCTGAGCCCAAGCTGCTGTTGTATACCTCCGTATTACCGCTGAGTGCCATCCTGCTCACCCTGCTCATCATGGCTCTGCTGGCAGCCAAAGTCTCCCGGCTCAGACTGATGGTCTGTGAAAGATTCTTTATCAGTGCTGCTGAAGTGAGAGTGGAGTATCTACATGGCAAAATCCTGAGGAAGAGATTAAAAACAAGGAGAGGAGAAAATGACTACAGCATTATGTCATTCATCTTTAAG CTTCATTTCTGGTGTCCACTGCTCTTCCAGCCTAAAGAGGAGCCACATAGTATTGTGTGA
- the dpys gene encoding dihydropyrimidinase produces MAEPSGILIKGGKVVNEDCSVISDVYIENGKIVEVGLNLQIPAGVRVINATDKLVIPGGIDTHTHMELAFMGTKAVDDFHIGTKAAVAGGTTMILDFVIPQKGKSLLEAYDCWRRTADPKVCCDYSLHVAVTWWSDKVKKEMETLSKEKGVNSFKMFMAYKDVFMLQDSELYAAFTQCKKIGAIAQVHAENGDLIAEGAKKMLSMGITGPEGHELCRPEEVEAEATQRAITIAHAVNCPLYVVHVMSKSAAKVVSDARRDGRVVFGEPIAAGLGTDGTHYWNKEWAHAAGFVMGPPLRPDPSTPGYLMDLLANDDLSVTGTDHCTFSVCQKALGKDDFTKIPNGVNGVEDRMSVIWEKGVHSGKMDENRFVAVTSSNAAKIFNFYPQKGRIAKNSDADVVVWDPKITRKISAKTHHQAVDYNIFEGMECHGVPVITISRGKVVYEDGRLQVSPGHGRFIHRKPFSEYVYKRIKQREQVGKPTAVKRKPYEGKVISI; encoded by the exons ATGGCAGAGCCCAGCGGGATCCTGATTAAAGGGGGGAAAGTTGTAAACGAGGACTGCTCTGTGATCAGTGACGTGTACATTGAAAATGGGAAAATAGTTGAAGTTGGACTGAATCTTCAGATCCCAGCGGGAGTGCGAGTCATTAATGCCACCGACAAACTGGTGATCCCTGGCGGCATcgacacccacacacacatggagCTGGCCTTCATGGGCACCAAGGCTGTGGACGACTTCCATATCGGGACTAAG GCTGCAGTGGCCGGAGGAACCACAATGATCCTGGACTTTGTCATCCCCCAAAAGGGCAAGTCTCTCCTGGAGGCCTACGACTGTTGGCGTAGGACAGCTGATCCCAAAGTTTGCTGTGACTACTCACTGCATGTCGCCGTCACGTGGTGGAGTGACAAG gTCAAGAAAGAGATGGAGACTCTGTCCAAAGAAAAAGGGGTGAATTCCTTCAAGATGTTCATGGCCTATAAAGATGTGTTCATGCTGCAGGACTCTGAGTTATATGCTGCCTTCACCCAGTGTAAGAAGATAGGAGCTATAGCTCAGGTGCATGCTGAGAATGGAGATTTGATTGCAGAG GGGGCTAAGAAGATGTTGTCCATGGGCATCACAGGGCCCGAGGGTCATGAGCTGTGTCGGccagaggaggtggaggccGAGGCTACCCAACGCGCCATCACCATTGCCCATGCTGTCAACTGCCCGCTCTATGTGGTACATGTCATGAGTAAATCTGCTGCCAAGGTGGTGTCTGATGCACGCAGAGATG GTCGTGTGGTGTTTGGGGAACCAATTGCAGCAGGACTGGGCACCGATGGTACCCATTACTGGAACAAAGAGTGGGCCCATGCTGCTGGCTTTGTCATGGGTCCTCCCCTCAGACCTGACCCAAGCACACCTGGGTACCTCATGGACCTGCTAGCCAA TGATGATCTGAGTGTGACGGGGACGGACCACTGCACCTTCTCCGTGTGCCAGAAGGCCCTGGGCAAAGATGATTTCACCAAGATCCCTAACGGAGTGAATGGTGTGGAGGACAGGATGTCTGTCATCTGGGAGAAAGGAGTg CACAGCGGCAAAATGGACGAGAACCGATTTGTGGCTGTCACCAGTAGCAACGCTGCAAAAATCTTCAATTTCTACCCACAGAAGGGTCGTATTGCCAAAAATTCGGATGCTGATGTGGTTGTATGGGACCCCAAAATAACAAG GAAAATATCAGCCAAGACCCATCACCAGGCCGTGGACTACAACATCTTTGAGGGCATGGAGTGTCACGGTGTCCCAGTAATCACCATCTCCAGAGGCAAAGTGGTGTATGAGGATGGAAGGCTGCAGGTGTCACCAGGACATGGCAGATTCATCCACAGAAAGCCTTTTTCTGAGTATGTTTATAAAAGAATCAAGCAAAGGGAGCAG GTGGGGAAACCTACAGCTGTGAAGAGAAAGCCCTATGAAGGCAAAGTCATTTCTATATGA